In the Salvia miltiorrhiza cultivar Shanhuang (shh) chromosome 8, IMPLAD_Smil_shh, whole genome shotgun sequence genome, CTAGATCTTTGGCGCCTCTTGAAAACAACTGAAACCAATCAACGCCACCTATAAATTCTCCACCATGTCCACCGATGTCTTCACGTCCAAGACCTTTCGCATTCCCCATCATGGCAAACGAGGGCTCTTCCTCCAACCCCAACCGTCCCACCGCTGAAGAGAGCCCCCGCCGCCGCAACACATCACGGGGCCGCGGCCGTGCCTCATTGCCTCGACCAACCACAGAACTCGCCCTATTCACCCCGCCGCGGGCCCCATCCCCACCACCCGGCGGGGCGAGTGGGAGCGGCGGCCAAGCTGTGCCCGTGGGAGGCGGTGGGGGAGCGTTGGTGAGAGTTGGCGTTGGCGGTAATCCGTTGGGTAGGAAGAGGGGGCGCGAGGGAGTAGGAGCAGCCGCCGCTGACGAGGGTGGTCGGAACTACAACTGTAGTGTTTGTAACAAAGCGTTTAGTTCGGCGAGGGCGGTGTTTGGGCACATGCGGAAGCACCCCGACAGAGGATGGACGGGTGCGCATCCGCCGCCTGCGTTTAGGGCGGAGGAGGAGTTTGCTGATCTCCCTGTGGCCGAGGCCATCGATGCACAACCACCGGAccaggaggaggaggaggaagaggccaaCTATCGTGTGCCGGACTTGAAcaatccgccgccgccggattCAAACTGAGCAAATACACATACTACTGAACAATATGGAGTAAtattatacacacacacatgctGCTTTAAattgctatttttctttttttataccATACATTGTTTTCTTTTCATTTCTACACTGAAGGATACGACTATTTTGTCAAAATGTAATGCAATATGTATCgagtgtattttattttaatataatataatgctTAATCTCTTTACATTCCTTATGTTGGATTAATGATTAATGTTTGAAGGACGTACATCCCTTTATGTTGGATTAACGATTAATGTTTGAAAGATGTGCATCCCTTATGTTGGATTAACGATTAGTATATACTAATAAatataatcatatattatgatttATGTCATTATagtttatgttttatattttaattaatactagtagtaattattaaaatttaaataatactaaCATATATACAACCCCTCATCCACAAAAATTACTTactatatgtttttatttttttaatttaataatttagaattaattacaatataaagaatttattttaaaataaaaataattatgtaaagatgaaactaacaaaatatataaatttcatatcattcttattttataaaattatccaataattaatttaaaaactcTATTAAATTACACATTTTTATTTGCCATTACACGTCAATTCTACTAATTACGGTAAAGATGAAGTCATTTTTGTTAGAATTACAAGATTTATTCGTAAAATATAGGGGTTAAATGCatatgtaatatcatgaacttaagtCGAGTTCCAAATTCAGCACAACTTTTAAATGTTCCAATTAATATGACCAACTTTGCCCCGTGTCCAATTTTAACACCGATTTGTTTTCGGGCAAAAATCTTGTGACAATGTCGTGAACcacgtggcaatgacgtgtctTCCAATTGACAAGTCATAATTTGTAGCTTTACTTCGTGTTCAATTTAAATGTGTAATTTTACTCCATTTCAATTTTAGCAccgaatagagagagagagatgagcatGGTCGGATAAAGTGGGTTTTTCTGGGAAGGGAAGAAaatcgaagaagaagaagaagaagatttatTGCTATACAAATCGAACTTGAGTATTTGCTATCGGTGGGAGTCGAGTCCAGGGGGCAGCAGGAGCTGTTGTTGCCCAGCCGAGAGCAAGAGAGGCGGCGGTGGTTCAGAGCTGTTGCTAGTCCGACGAGAGAGAGCGTCGGTGAGGGCGGCGGCCTGTGGTTGGGTGGCTGCGGTTTAGGTGATTGACgttggggatctagggtttaaGGGAAAAGGGCAGCGACAGTCGATGTCGTCGCCGGAGGTCGCGAAGGGCAGAGACATAGCTTGAGCTGTGTCGTCGCCGGAGGTCGTGAAGGGGGAGTCGGCGACGCAAGCTGTGTGTCGTGCTTGGAGGAGGAGAGGCGCTCGCCGGCAGAAAGAGAAAGGGGTGTTGGAGGAGGAGAGGAGCTCGTCGGCCGAAAGAGGAAGGGGTGTTGAAGGAGAGGAGCAGAATCCAGCTAGCAAAACGCGCCGGCAAGCCACGTCATTGACACGTAGGATTCAATTTGGGGGGAAAAAAACGACATTAAAATTATACACGGGGCAAAATTTGTCATATTAATTGGAACTTTTAAAAATCGTGTTAAATTTGGAATTTGATTTAAGTTTATGATATTACTTTCATTTAAccctaaaatatactccctccgtcccatgaagcatgactcatttttttttcggcacggaaattaagaaattggtattttgtgtgttaagtgtggtaggtgaaaaaatgaaaatgtgaataaagagtaaattttttaccatttttagaaacaggtcaagcttcgtgggacaaactaaaaatgaaattgggtcatgcttcgtggggacggagggagtatactaTAATCATCTGAACACGTGGCGGAACATGGCAAAGTCGTGCCGCGAGAATTGTGTCATATTTCAGTTATTgcagtttagagagagagagagagagagagagcgggaCTCCATTCACTCACAAAACTCATTCTTCATTTGGTTTCGGAATCAAAGTAATTAGATTTGGgaaaaaatataagaataatgATGGAGAAGGCTGATCCGGTGGTGCAGAAGGTGTATAATAGAATGCGGCTGTGGGAATTCCCAGAGCAATATCTGGTGGAGCCCAGCGATGGCTCCTCCGCTCCCTTTCTCGCCATCAGCCGCTACAATGGCTCTTTCTCTATCATCGGTATAATCTaattcatctcatctcatctctctctttcatatCCTTAATTAATTGGTGTGCCCAGACGAGCTACCGCAGTTGAGTTCTCATCGCGCTCCAAAAATCTGGACCATCTTCGGAGTGGTTGGGACTCTGAAGCTCTTTGCAGGCATGTTTACACCACCACTTGCTACTCTAATCACATCAATTGATTAGGTAAATCAATTGTTAAATTTGGGGGTTTTTAGGGAGTTATTTGCTAGTGATAACGGAACGCGAAAGCGCGGGAACTTATGTGGATAAACCCATCTTCAGAATCTCCTCCATGAAGATTTTTCCTTGCGATCTCTCTCTCAAGCATGCCCCTGAAGAACACGTATAATGATCtagctttctctttcttttttcaataCAAAATATCACAAATAAAAGAGTGTGGCTTCTTTTGTGCAGAATAGGATGGAGAGAGAATTCTCCCAGTTGCTATACATTGCAGAGACCACTCCCGGTCTTTATTTCTCCTACGAAGTCAATTTAACATTGAGGTAATAAAAACTTGTTTCTTCAACACTTCTTGTGCATGGCAGTTTCAAATCTCCTTCAATAAAGGAAGGCAAAGTAGTTTTGTAGTCGGTGTAACAACAAGAGAAAATAATGGATGTAATGTAGGCAAATGTTCTTAACAATCTATCATTTCCAGCCTTCAAAGACTGCATGATTTGAGTGAGGAATCAAAATTGCTTCCTCTATGGAGACAAGTAAGTAGTTTTCTTGACATCCATTTTTTTGAGCATTAAATCACAATGTGGTAAAAGAAGGCTGTGTTGTTTCATTGTATTTGTTGCACAGGCCGATCCTCGATTTCTCTGGAATAGCTACATGTCTGAATTGCTAATAGATAACAAGGTGAGTTTTCGGGCTGAGCCACTCTTTCCACAACAATGACAGATTTGTAGTGCCTGATTTTCTGTGGTAGTTGTGCAGCTTGATCCATACTTGCTTCCTGTTATGCAAGGGAATATCCTTTTAATTTTACACGGTGCTCTTGAAAATTTGATGATGAATATAGTCCCAACTTTTGTAGCATATCTAGTTAAGCCTTAACTAGTGATCAGGTTTCAAGAGCTTTCAGTATGCACTCGGAGAAAACATTCTTGATGTCACACTGATTGCACGCAGATGCAACAGAAGAACCGGTAGGCCCTGCTCATCAATGGAACAAGTTCATGATACAGATTCATTTCAATATAATTTAGTGCGCATATGTGTTATTTTCTGCATTAAGAAACTACAATGTGTTGCAGTTATTTGAAAATGGATTAATGAACTAATATATGAGTGACTTGATACTATGAAAATACAGAGAATTTGATAAGTAACTTTTGTTCTATCTTGCTATTCCAGTGGGTTCTCATTTTGAATATTTCTGAAGGCACTCGGATGTGGACGAGAGGAGCTGATTCTGATGGTTTTGTTGCGAATTTCATAGAAACCGAACAAATCATACAATTGAATGGGCACATTGCATCATTTATCCAGGTAAGTAATGGTGTTTAAACATTCATTCTTAGCATCTCTAGCCTGCAAGTACTTAACACGAATCATGTTACCAGAATAAGTTATAAGCATGCGCCTGGAAATGTTTTAGATTGCATTTGAGAAGAGAAAAATGCTTATTTTGGAGAATTCTATCATCCATTTGAAATGAAGAATGTCAAATTAATGcacaaagaaaaattaaaaaaatatctttGACTTGTTAATTTGTTGTTATAGGTTCGAGGGTCAATTCCTTTACTCTGGGATCAAATTGTTGATTTGACGTACAAACCTAAGTTCTTCATCATGGATATCGAAGTGAGTCGTTTTTTGATCTTTTCAAAGAACCTCAATTCCAACATATAGTTTACtatcatttttatttgttttattattattttattttggctGATTAATTACATAACATCTTTACAGCCTCATGTGGTAGAAAAACACTTCCAGGACCTGAATAAGAAATATGGAAATGTTTTAGCTGTTAATCTTGTCAACAAAGTAAGTATAGTATATCCATCAATTTATACTATGAAAATCTCATTTCTATTTGCATTTAAGGGGGAAAAAAGTTAGATTACCAGAGATCCAGTTAAGTGATGTAAGAGTAAGTACATTTTTTCCTTTAATTGTAAAATCTTTAATCACAATATTTCAATGATATTGTTCatgtcaattttatttaatagcACGGAGATGAGGGACGTCTATGTGAACAATTTGGCTTCGCAATGCAACATATTGCTAGTGAGAAAGTGAGGTATGTGGTTTGAATTATGCTGCATGTCTTTAGTAGATGCATTTGCTCTAAAAATCTCATAATTTTCCGAAATAGTGTAAAAAGAAGTGCTTCAAATCATTGCTATTTGACTCGGACCcttgtctattttttttttttttttttagttttttttaggaGCCcttgtctaattaattaattaatgtgttttatatattttcaaatattgaTTTTGCTGTAAATTCAGTAGGACTCAATTTTACTTGTACAGTATTTTGCACAGATATAGGCACTTCGACTTTCATAAAATCTGCGGAGAATTGTACATTGAGTGGCTTTCCATTCTTTATTATCAAATCGAGATATTTCTATACAAGAACAGGTGACATTTCTAGCTCATAATATAAAGCTTTCTCCACTTTTTTGTGTTACGAAATATTGAGTTTTTCTAAATGGGTTTCTTGAAATGTTGCAATTATTTGGATAGATTTTTGTCAATTGTGTTGGATTCTAtaggtattttttattaaatgataaGGGGGAGAAAGTTGAGAAGCAAATTGGAGTTGTAAGGACAAATTGCATTGACTGTTTGGACCGTACTAATGTCACtcaggtattttttttataaaagaaatacTATTTTTAGGTACTTAGTATATCGActctatatatatctatatcttGAGTAATATCATTAAGTTCTTTTTTCCTCATTTTGTGCAGAGCATGATTGCTCGTAAAACGTTGGAATCTCAACTTCGAAGGCTTGGTGTTTTTCATATTGATGAAACCATAAGAATGCATCCACAGTTGGATGAATGCTTCAAGAATTGtgagtatataaatatatgctTTTATACATACACACATATATTAGTCAATGATATTACTGCTTAATCTCGTCGTTACTCTTTTGTTTAGTGTGGGCTAATCATGGTGATGACATTAGTATTCAGTACACTGGTACTCCTGCTCTCAAAGGCGATTTTGTCAGGTAAAAATTTAATCAAATCATTCCTTACTATTTAAATCATCTAGAACTTAACCCAAATTCATTAAACATCACCAGATTTGGCAAGAGAACGTTTTGTGGCATTGTGAAAGATGGTTGGATTTCTCTTGTGCGTTACTACTTGAACAACTTCTGCGACGGTACCAAGCAGGTTTGTTCCTTGGTTGCACTCctcataataattaaataaatgtaaatttaGAATATAATTTAGTGGTGGGTTTGGTGAAGGATGCAATTGATCTATTGCACGGCCATTTTAGTGCATCTGGTTGGCTGGTGGTGACTCCTGCCATGAGGAATGGTAGCGTTGAGGCCATGGCTGTGAGTCTCTAACTAACATAAATCAACCATTTTTGCAAATTTCATCTcatattttgtttcatttttggCAGTCGTTTCCAATGGCTTTTTCGGCGATCCTGAGTGGGATTTTTTACGCAATGCTTTCACTAATACGAGGTTAGCTCACGGATACTCTCTCCATCTTCGATTAAGTGTGTCCTATTTCAAGATTATGCGAAACTACCAAATTCGCCCcttgttttgtttttcaatACTAGTACTAAAATTTGCCAACTTTTCATTCCCCAAAATAATTTGGGGGAGTATATGTGAATGAAATGAGTGATGATGTTTTGTTTTGCAGTTGTAGATGAGCATGACCCTTGGAACATAATTATTTCGATGATGTGGGGAGGCATGAGTTACCTTGTAGCCATGCTTGTCAAGGCCAATGCTCCCTTCTTCTGCGACCGTCCCCGCCTCAACCGACCTCGGCTTTgactaacttttttttttttttttttctcttaatAATCATGTAATTGCAATATTTCTTCATTTCCTCAATCTCAATTTTGGTCTAtagttttacaaataaaattcaaTCTTACAAAATCTAACAAAGAAATCCAAAACACTATATATGATACACTGAAAATGGTACAAAGATGTGAAACAAGCATCCCAGAAATGGTGGTCATCTTCCAGGTCCCCCACCGGCGGCGTTGCGATGAGACCTGGGCGGGCGGTGCGACGCACTCATGGCTGCAATCTGTTCCAAGACCACGACGACCTCCTCCATGGAAGGGCGCTTCCTGGGCTCGGGTTCCAAGCATCTAAGCGTGAGCTTGGCGGCCTCAAAGGAGGCCTTGGACGAGTACTGCCCTTCCATCCGACTATCCATGATTGTTTTGAGCCTGCGGCGATGGGAGAGATCGGGTTTCAACCAATCGACCAGGTTATGCTGCCCGGTGGGCCGCCTGGTGTCGTGCGCTCTCAGCCCGGTCATCATCTCCAGCAGCACCACCCCAAAGCCGTACACATCACTCTTCACATACAGATGCCCTGTTTGGTATACACATATATCACATTGTGATGTGATGATAAATAAGTGGTGAGATGAAATGCAGCGCCACTCACCCGTCGCAATGTACTCGGGCGCAGCGTAGCCGTGGGTGCCCATGATTCGAGTCGTTACATGAGTATTCCCTGCAGCAGGCCCCAGTTTTGCTAGCCCGAAATCAGATATTTTCGCGCTGTAACTCTAGAAACGCCAGCACAGGTCATCATGCAACCAAAATTACCACAAGAAATGGAgttaaagaagaagaaactcACCCCATCCAGCAGAATGTTGGAGGCCTTGAAGTCTCTGTAGATGACTTGCTTCTCAGAAGAGTGCAGAAAGGCGAGGCCTCGTGCTGCTCCGATGGCTATTTTGAGGCGTATGTCCCACGATAAAGGCTCGGTTGCAGCGTTTCCTGCATTTCCGATTTGAATATCAGAGTTGTGGGATTTAGAGTTTGTTAAGATAGAAAGCAGATTCTTACTTCTGAAGAGATGGTTTTCGAGGCTCCCCCTTGGCATGAACTCGTAAACAAGCAACAGCTCTTGATCATCCAAACAGTATCCCAAGAGCTTGACCAAGTTGGGATGTGAAAGCCTGCCTAGAAAGTCGACTTCTGCCTGCCATTCATCAAAGCCTTGGGTGCTTTCCTGGTTGAGCTTCTTGATGGCAACCAGCATCCCCGTGCCGTGTCGCGTTGGGAGGAGTGTTATCTCATCCACCCATCCCTTGTAAACTGTCCCAAAACCTCCCACACCCAACACCATGTCACTCTTGAAACCCCTCGTCGCACTCTTCAAATCACCAAAATTATACACTTTTACATTTGGAGTCGCCAATATTTCTCCCCCAACAACACCTTCATCACTCGCACCATTTGAAATCTGGCTAAGccctctgctgctgctgtccgTCGCAGAGCTCGTTCCGCCATTGCTGTGATTAGGCCAAGTCGCTACAAACACACAAATTATTCAAAGTCAACACACAAACACCAATTCATTCACACAAATCGAATCACACAGGAAAACGGAATCCCACATCAACACTTGGCCAGAAACAGCTAAAAAACAAGAATCTAATTTAGGGAAGCAACAAAAGTAACAAAGTTTCCATTTCCCCCCTCTTTTACCCAAAATTGAAAACTCCCAACAAAATTCTCAACGGCCCAGAACTAGTAACGAGCATATTTAAACCTTGAGTGGATTGTCCACTGGAATTATTAATAGCAGGAATAGGGCTGGGATCCGCAGCTAGCTGAGATCGAAAGCAATTTCCCATTTGAGAAATTCACTTCCACGCCCACAACACTTCAATTACTAAGTAATTCTTTAGCAAATAAGGAAATTAAGACTAATATTGGTTGCAAGAATGATAGATTTTGAATAAAGAGGACCAAAAAGATTAgatttttatgtatatatagagagagcGCAACTATAAGATGGGTGTGGATGGGAATTAGTGTTGGACTTTTGAAATTAGTCTAAATAATTAGGAAATGTCGATGTTGTTTCTATGATTCACTGATTAATGCAGGAATGGTGAATTTCTtcctgattttatttattttatatatatatatattttatacgcGGCATtactatcttttcttttttaggaaCTTTTCAAAAATGACTGTATTTGTGCTGCCGACCGAACTTCCGTTGGCTTCGCGCCAACCTATGGAGTTTTCTTTACAAGTTAGTATAAACTctgtaatatatagtaattatttttttttgaaccaACTATGTAATATAACTAAATGAACTACGTcacgtgatttttttttaaactctaTATACACATGttagtagggatggcaatggatcttggacccggttcAGATCcaagatccgtggatccagatccgtttttatggatccgaatttcaattttttggacccgacggatctggatctggatctcaattttgaaaacggatctggatctggatcttaaaattttagatccggatccggcccagatccgacccgtggatccgttttattttatatatatatttttatattttatatttagtttactaataatattaactaaattaaaaataaataaattatattaaaaagaataaaaactaaaagtaattagataaaagtattttgtgttatatttttcatgatggaaatttgatgttgttgattttgtgaaatttttttaatttaatttaaaaatagtagatccatggatctggacccgtagacccgcggatctgacggatctggatctggatccaaaattttcagatccatggatctgaatctggatctgaatctagtatatgaaaacggatctggtattggccagacccgatCCAGAttcggcccgttgccatccctaatcgTTAGGTAATAATCTTTTTTACTGCATTTTTTCCCTTTTCCATCGATTTTTCTTTAATATAATACTTTTTATATGTGTGTTGTTATAGTGATCgagtatttaatatttaaatcatCATACAAAGTTTAAAAATTTAAGACTCCCCAAGATAAAAGAATTATGTGCGTTGACTGTTTCAATTTCCCTTTTATTCTATAAGATAAAACCTTCTGGAATATGTCAAAGACAGTAGTGGCCTGGCTGTCATCATTTAATTTTTCTGCCGCTTATTTATGTACAATTGGTTCTACCATAATATATTGGCTGGTAATAATTTCTAATTAATCATTTAATTCAGTTAGTTCGAACTCACGTTTTGTCTTCGAATTTCATATGCAGTTGtgagataatttttttcttcagaCCAGTCCGATTTACTTGgaccgttttttttttattatcaattttattaatttttattttttaatcttttctaTTCACGCCTTTCTCAGCCTCATTCAAAAGTATCATgcattaaaaatgtcatttgtaaTGTACTCTTTCCGTTCCACTATaatgagactctttctattttgagtggCCCAGTGTGCCCTTATTTctattttgagatgtcccacaAAAATGTGCATTTGCCATTTTTGGatactaccccaccactaactccttattttataataaagtgAATCATTTTTtcaactctcaatacactcatctaacattttattaaaactcgtgtcatcaaAAGtaatgcacactcttatgagACAGAGGAAGTATCATTTACGAAGTATCATACTCTATTATTAAAAGTATCATCTTGCAtgcattaaaagtgtcatttgtattgtatcatttatttttataaaaaatatcatttgcatgtattaaaaatatcatttgtaatgttcatacaaaatatcatttgattttacaaaaaatatcaaTTAAGAAATATCATTTGCATATATAAAAGTATGATTTTCTGTTATTAAAAATGACATTTGTAAtttatgatgcacggattcttcaaaaattagcatgtacggcgaatcggattcttttagggtgcgattctctcggattctcttcggattcgcacccgattcgccatgTGACGtatgttttaaaataatttataaaaataaaccgaaTTCGgaaattccataggcgaaattcacttATCTCGTacacgaaaggcctacacatggttattttgataattttattttcagttatgacttatatattggactaataatatttgaatcgttatattgttgctcaattaacttatttaattgaaaatgcttaacttttgggtaaaataaaatgtaaattacatataattaatttaataaaatttaaattgtagtatatattttataagcattatatatcataaaattttaataattagatttatcattgccgaatcgcaccctataatttttaaaaacccgTATCCCCATACTCGTATCGTACCGGCCCCGCATCCGCAcctccgtacctatgcaacatagttTATAATGTATCATTTTTCGGCTCATTCGAAAGTATCATTAGTATGCATTAAACGtacaaatttcttttattaaaagtgtcatttataatatatcatttatttttatacaaagtatcatttgattttataaaaaaaatatcatttactaGTATTGTTTGTATACATTAAAGTATCATTCTCTATTATTAAGAgtgttatttgtaatgtatcaaTTTGTGAAGTATAATTTTTCGGCCCATTCAAAAGTTTTAATTGCTTGCATTAAATGTATCATTTCTTGTTATTAAAAGTACATTTGTAtatatcatttgtttttataaaaaataatcatttacGAAGTATCATTTGCACACATTCAAAGTATCATTTTCTgttattaaaagtatcatttgcgtgtattaaaagtgtcatttataatatacCATTTATTTCATagaaaatattatttgattttataaaaagtatcattacaaaatatcatttgtatacattaaaaatattatgttgTGTTGAGTCGTCAAATGATTCTTCATCCCGAGCTTTCATAGCTTGTAGTTTTCTACAGTGCACAAAAAAAAGAGAACATGTAAAATGATCTATTATATGTATGCACTAAAGGATGAATTCAAATATCATTTGAAGAGATTTTGAATTTGCAGTTCAAGCATACCTGATAATCAGATATAGAGAACCTCAGCTTTAATACCAATAGCGTACTATGTATGGAGGGGGAGTGAAATACATTCGTTGCAAACTTTTTCATTGCTTAACAAAGTATTTGTTCTAAAATAGGTTTCGCTAATTATGAATCAGCTAGATTGATTCAGTTCAATTGACCAAGGTGTAAGCTGATCAACAATTCAGATAAGCCTGTTAAACTTAGTGCTACTTAGTAATTCTACTGACTGCTTGTAAGCTGATCACTTGGACCAATAACTAATGTGTGCGGAATGTAGCAGTTAAATTACTCATTTAGTCAAAATCTTTTAAGTTAACTTTTCGACTTAGTCCGTTTTCAGTAAAGT is a window encoding:
- the LOC131001557 gene encoding phosphoinositide phosphatase SAC6-like isoform X2, which codes for MMEKADPVVQKVYNRMRLWEFPEQYLVEPSDGSSAPFLAISRYNGSFSIIDELPQLSSHRAPKIWTIFGVVGTLKLFAGIYLLVITERESAGTYVDKPIFRISSMKIFPCDLSLKHAPEEHNRMEREFSQLLYIAETTPGLYFSYEVNLTLSLQRLHDLSEESKLLPLWRQADPRFLWNSYMSELLIDNKLDPYLLPVMQGSFKSFQYALGENILDVTLIARRCNRRTGTRMWTRGADSDGFVANFIETEQIIQLNGHIASFIQVRGSIPLLWDQIVDLTYKPKFFIMDIEPHVVEKHFQDLNKKYGNVLAVNLVNKHGDEGRLCEQFGFAMQHIASEKVRYRHFDFHKICGELYIEWLSILYYQIEIFLYKNRYFLLNDKGEKVEKQIGVVRTNCIDCLDRTNVTQSMIARKTLESQLRRLGVFHIDETIRMHPQLDECFKNLWANHGDDISIQYTGTPALKGDFVRFGKRTFCGIVKDGWISLVRYYLNNFCDGTKQDAIDLLHGHFSASGWLVVTPAMRNGSVEAMASFPMAFSAILSGIFYAMLSLIRVVDEHDPWNIIISMMWGGMSYLVAMLVKANAPFFCDRPRLNRPRL
- the LOC131001557 gene encoding phosphoinositide phosphatase SAC7-like isoform X5, which translates into the protein MKIFPCDLSLKHAPEEHNRMEREFSQLLYIAETTPGLYFSYEVNLTLSLQRLHDLSEESKLLPLWRQADPRFLWNSYMSELLIDNKLDPYLLPVMQGSFKSFQYALGENILDVTLIARRCNRRTGTRMWTRGADSDGFVANFIETEQIIQLNGHIASFIQVRGSIPLLWDQIVDLTYKPKFFIMDIEPHVVEKHFQDLNKKYGNVLAVNLVNKHGDEGRLCEQFGFAMQHIASEKVSILHRYRHFDFHKICGELYIEWLSILYYQIEIFLYKNRYFLLNDKGEKVEKQIGVVRTNCIDCLDRTNVTQSMIARKTLESQLRRLGVFHIDETIRMHPQLDECFKNLWANHGDDISIQYTGTPALKGDFVRFGKRTFCGIVKDGWISLVRYYLNNFCDGTKQDAIDLLHGHFSASGWLVVTPAMRNGSVEAMASFPMAFSAILSGIFYAMLSLIRVVDEHDPWNIIISMMWGGMSYLVAMLVKANAPFFCDRPRLNRPRL
- the LOC131001557 gene encoding phosphoinositide phosphatase SAC6-like isoform X4, encoding MMEKADPVVQKVYNRMRLWEFPEQYLVEPSDGSSAPFLAISRYNGSFSIIDELPQLSSHRAPKIWTIFGVVGTLKLFAGIYLLVITERESAGTYVDKPIFRISSMKIFPCDLSLKHAPEEHNRMEREFSQLLYIAETTPGLYFSYEVNLTLSLQRLHDLSEESKLLPLWRQADPRFLWNSYMSELLIDNKLDPYLLPVMQGSFKSFQYALGENILDVTLIARRCNRRTGTRMWTRGADSDGFVANFIETEQIIQLNGHIASFIQVRGSIPLLWDQIVDLTYKPKFFIMDIEPHVVEKHFQDLNKKYGNVLAVNLVNKHGDEGRLCEQFGFAMQHIASEKVSILHRYRHFDFHKICGELYIEWLSILYYQIEIFLYKNRYFLLNDKGEKVEKQIGVVRTNCIDCLDRTNVTQSMIARKTLESQLRRLGVFHIDETIRMHPQLDECFKNLWANHGDDISIQYTGTPALKGDFVRFGKRTFCGIVKDGWISLVRYYLNNFCDGTKQSFPMAFSAILSGIFYAMLSLIRVVDEHDPWNIIISMMWGGMSYLVAMLVKANAPFFCDRPRLNRPRL
- the LOC131001557 gene encoding phosphoinositide phosphatase SAC6-like isoform X1, with product MMEKADPVVQKVYNRMRLWEFPEQYLVEPSDGSSAPFLAISRYNGSFSIIDELPQLSSHRAPKIWTIFGVVGTLKLFAGIYLLVITERESAGTYVDKPIFRISSMKIFPCDLSLKHAPEEHNRMEREFSQLLYIAETTPGLYFSYEVNLTLSLQRLHDLSEESKLLPLWRQADPRFLWNSYMSELLIDNKLDPYLLPVMQGSFKSFQYALGENILDVTLIARRCNRRTGTRMWTRGADSDGFVANFIETEQIIQLNGHIASFIQVRGSIPLLWDQIVDLTYKPKFFIMDIEPHVVEKHFQDLNKKYGNVLAVNLVNKHGDEGRLCEQFGFAMQHIASEKVSILHRYRHFDFHKICGELYIEWLSILYYQIEIFLYKNRYFLLNDKGEKVEKQIGVVRTNCIDCLDRTNVTQSMIARKTLESQLRRLGVFHIDETIRMHPQLDECFKNLWANHGDDISIQYTGTPALKGDFVRFGKRTFCGIVKDGWISLVRYYLNNFCDGTKQDAIDLLHGHFSASGWLVVTPAMRNGSVEAMASFPMAFSAILSGIFYAMLSLIRVVDEHDPWNIIISMMWGGMSYLVAMLVKANAPFFCDRPRLNRPRL
- the LOC131001557 gene encoding phosphoinositide phosphatase SAC7-like isoform X3 translates to MMEKADPVVQKVYNRMRLWEFPEQYLVEPSDGSSAPFLAISRYNGSFSIIDELPQLSSHRAPKIWTIFGVVGTLKLFAGIYLLVITERESAGTYVDKPIFRISSMKIFPCDLSLKHAPEEHNRMEREFSQLLYIAETTPGLYFSYEVNLTLSLQRLHDLSEESKLLPLWRQADPRFLWNSYMSELLIDNKWVLILNISEGTRMWTRGADSDGFVANFIETEQIIQLNGHIASFIQVRGSIPLLWDQIVDLTYKPKFFIMDIEPHVVEKHFQDLNKKYGNVLAVNLVNKHGDEGRLCEQFGFAMQHIASEKVSILHRYRHFDFHKICGELYIEWLSILYYQIEIFLYKNRYFLLNDKGEKVEKQIGVVRTNCIDCLDRTNVTQSMIARKTLESQLRRLGVFHIDETIRMHPQLDECFKNLWANHGDDISIQYTGTPALKGDFVRFGKRTFCGIVKDGWISLVRYYLNNFCDGTKQDAIDLLHGHFSASGWLVVTPAMRNGSVEAMASFPMAFSAILSGIFYAMLSLIRVVDEHDPWNIIISMMWGGMSYLVAMLVKANAPFFCDRPRLNRPRL